From a single Alloactinosynnema sp. L-07 genomic region:
- a CDS encoding calcium-binding protein: MSTSARRGARRFTAALTSLALAALGLFATAQPATAQDQDVQKILAGIGAFGDFSKALATVGKLGEALPVLGVSPGAALGFNDLIDKTVREPLQAKNTFAELAGTYPLGGGRPGTLTIATSEAAGVKRVDATLHLTTVADQQPVTVASADPEVGFTTSGAVDVTFTLDATLHFAYDTARDWFYLVKDAASPKFTVGAHGELDPGVVPTAGFGILGVDLDKANSHVIVDANISATADDPDGDGKLALSPPATGTGTTELATAGAAAGLFHIGLAAPAGKVDAALKFTAKPLAGASVAGLTGTVTVQWPDIASGSPVVGVTGPDLEQLTRFTTLSPRDLVEGLSHLVNSVEAIQRAQWGDAAKPIGNVNLPFMRGSLADAVKVGAVLAKFIDDNVFKDTEDKAKAGLPKFTSIQDLFTKLNGATPLTGGSIAVSGVNFNDTSKKLEFTLTMKQDPPASPQALDRIATETSGTGADVTYTDTTLKHANKTKPWIVDGFKGRIVSAGTSQGVVKENSADTITLESPWTGGKPAPGATYKVTSPDPMTGQVTFGDTFATKGLRDANALTATATVKPSYEAKATLVLDLRTPIKGDACKPLDPDAAATGCPFADKNPDGTTTLVTSLPRTPDRFLLRTGVDLLTADAPVDTAVDVNGSVGYLKVHMSGQLSLAKKDGSTHLLTVALKKVGDADGDLPLSQLFPKLVDDLTTPAKEPENLLTIAVGGKATANVSLDVPGITDFFGGPVSVGVTMPDITDPTNVQFTGLDALDKAKAFDFDPNNPRAMFGQIIKALQILNSSLKAVDGDGAVKTALTTPLPVVGKSLSELMGSADVGAGPTVEYGNVDINGVSTGFIKDSARTGQTAFSGDHEARAVLVGTNVAVVAKADPANNRVLLAQPWATPPAKGTAYAFRSPLEDAVDKLTAAPPDYLQDLVGVLNKALPAGSGIAFAYKEVNNTPSIVLTVDMKRKVATSQPVRFSFTDSLGTGRTLVGAEGEATANLALTGSTKLGFVLPLAAGSGPADATALSVLPDSTVDLTAHGGVSGVVKASVGPLSIALGNPAGPEKAVANAHYNAHLGYGPGGTAPVPLSDFIKNVSLTLNGDNQPVTCAGDPAAGTDLALCAVMPVYVSADNVSWNKLASPGDSFIVRLPRTGNLADAFAFTPDLPGGVKRFEMPTDIGQKILDALLDFSQFGDGLEKYLAMIERALKLAAFDGKLPLVGDDLQQGADEFGKLRAKIQEAMSHLPGGGRVSNTTELTTWVNSHLKPAVGEAVTIGFTCDATLQPATSPTAAQEGTKGTTKYVYGVVATAQGKDAPPALVEVTDGNATLSGTDKIHLTWTKSQYATGYKIIRKVDPNGNAWKVVVDNLGKDATTADDIGSPLGADYVPATTNPKLSDCPDGAALQDITGATFSFDLCSGKVDPSDTCAKDTLSLNRPLDIGIPGLSLREAADPAKRTGVTAGLSYRVHVKVGVDKSSGFFIATQDKAVPELGLKLGFTLPAAMKAQLAFLEVDLKQHAGGATDLFAGTFYVDLHKKGQAACFQNCSVDVDARISLADLADIGQVADVSLKAAVGIDWDFNVSAGPLPGISGWFHLKWAWELGQKPGDGDPEIAFNNIQLNAGEFLGSVLKPIVEKVALFTKPIQPILDQLYAPIPVLSDLSRAVGGGDVNLVTIAKEFSTLAGGPDLEFVDKILKTIQLVSQIVNNGGAIDVGSFQVSGPLAKTTTNSPDNAQSLITSPSLTHPDLRSEMDSKSGKELVGEGKAGNSAGFSFPILKDPAKLFGLIMGQDVDLIKFDSGPLRLAFSYSQSFGPVYAPPPVLVNISGSASVEARFRAGFDTFGIRKAIETKQAAEILDSIYLETTDDAGKPLPVVTFRGELAAGAAVSVVLIEVGIKGGVALTINLSWADPNNDGKFRFFEFTKIALQNPMCLFNMDGRLSLFLKVYITLGFSIFSVSFDFTLADITLLDFSVKPNCEPPPPVLAKESGGTLILNVGNDTPGRGHSAWTERANEEKWTITQLVKPGGGFDGFAVSALGFREEHRNANLTKVFGNAAGDTGKRVFVFQGDGDKSGAANDAKAEAKPFDKEVEITGGSGDDSIKTGIGPAKVSGGPGKDQLTTGDLHSAFGGKGKATVNGDGDDDSITVGGAGDTVNGGGGNDRIAVGLGENTVDGGDGDDNIGVASDSPLAASNPGKSEYVAQKNTITGGQGSDRISGGSGGDVIYTGPRFGGPDDETGVDDPGNPDKTTVDGNIVDATNTVDTGTGSDTVYGSQGVDNVTGHSTLSQVDDLRGGGNKDVLTGGYGKDKVYGGPGDDYVIAEPSDVGGVTSNGVFGPERAVSNRTLPANTAPQPKLLVGGYGNDHVIGGDGGADIFGDKHANPCVPPSTDPASKPPAEPLDAQDGRDLISGGTGVEIVAAGGAADNIDTRSNNDRACGQLGDDVIAGGNDNDTIYGGGGKDLAYGDAGVDSVYGNDADDTLYGGSENDVIEGNNGADHAFGNGGSDVVVGGTRKAGEPDSGGDFLYGDADRDLLIGDNGSGDAVAGTGGPFDLDGLTLTAGGPDFIFGGDADDRGFGGLAHDELSGGANDDYLEGNNADDVVHGDGGEDRVVGGSAEVASTVDNHKVGRPDVGDKLFGDAGSDLITGDNAILSLVDGAQASPITLGRGFAKAHKIELLDLGYTPTAGTSGGDVISGGGDQDVISGQGGEDAIAGDDADDYAEGGPARDTISGNGGQDDLVGGSSTEEAPGVGQPDVGDLIHGNAEQDLVLGDNGSLVRFGPPSRLTQERGMTGRAIVLLDLGLTPHADSSGGDEVFGDDAADVLLGQGGPDRLQGNAHDDYVEGNQGVDWIEGDSGNDDLVGGSSTPLSGSGAQTSGQQDGADAMFGGPGDDIGVGDNGVVLRPGAGETPTRATQRLATSGGNPITGRIVQKYDLDNGGILNAPPADRFGDDRMSGGSGVDVLWGQDGGDFVSGGGQADYIEGNGGADVLRGDLGLGEPSSETTVVPLADPGWPGAASGPAELEGTDPSAGQDDMIGGSSAAGFRDGGDAFEGNGADDVQLGDNGSLVRTLQGQPGAMSEKVYAERYATGQVPASATVSRTHDPDLPGPSTRFCTTAQATCEVVGAFGNDVMFGDDGDDGMWGQDGNDTMTGGNDDDDMYGELGDDTMFGNDGEDAMLGDRGGVVNEFLNADDVAADGFTTTLNSVPQETYTGFRAGAYDRRVDLLHDVDGDQFLGGPSAPTMPHNGIAEGGDDRIKGGLGDDNIHAGFGDDLANGDSGGDKVFGGDGADVLWGGKGCDPVVNAATPDCLTSGAFNPDSRGTNDRFVDYVFGGVGGTSAASTQGALGSDVIDFNPRGTYPGNCAAGPWPQTLGSGAIDPCRWFEMTEKTTADESDNQHHQGTDWHYGGWDRDVLQGDVAANGPNPGDRMIDWNGAYNLYTHCNAAYGGFNDIRQHSPGMQTFLQRFAWGSGAGQTVSDASTAGTSAFRELALVYPSDNKDHGTGKAYPTTPGHFDDPVSCSD; this comes from the coding sequence ATGTCCACATCGGCTCGTCGAGGCGCGCGGCGGTTCACCGCTGCCCTGACCAGTTTGGCGCTGGCCGCGCTCGGGTTGTTCGCCACAGCCCAGCCCGCCACCGCACAGGACCAGGACGTGCAGAAGATCCTCGCGGGGATCGGCGCGTTCGGTGACTTCAGCAAGGCGCTGGCCACCGTCGGCAAGCTCGGCGAGGCCCTGCCCGTGCTCGGGGTGAGTCCCGGCGCGGCGCTCGGCTTCAACGACCTCATCGACAAGACCGTCCGCGAGCCGCTCCAGGCGAAGAACACCTTCGCCGAGCTGGCGGGCACCTACCCGCTCGGCGGGGGCAGACCCGGCACCCTGACCATCGCCACCAGCGAGGCCGCCGGGGTCAAGCGGGTCGACGCGACCCTGCACCTGACCACCGTCGCCGACCAGCAGCCGGTCACCGTGGCCAGCGCCGACCCCGAAGTCGGGTTCACCACGTCCGGCGCGGTCGACGTCACCTTCACCCTCGACGCCACCCTGCACTTCGCCTACGACACCGCCCGCGACTGGTTCTACCTGGTCAAGGACGCCGCGTCGCCCAAGTTCACCGTCGGCGCACACGGCGAGCTCGACCCTGGCGTGGTGCCCACCGCCGGGTTCGGCATCCTCGGCGTCGACCTCGACAAGGCGAACTCGCACGTCATCGTCGACGCCAACATCTCCGCCACCGCCGACGACCCCGACGGGGACGGCAAGCTCGCCCTCTCCCCGCCCGCCACCGGCACCGGCACCACCGAACTGGCCACCGCGGGCGCCGCGGCCGGTCTGTTCCACATCGGACTCGCCGCCCCGGCGGGCAAGGTCGACGCCGCCCTCAAGTTCACCGCGAAGCCCCTCGCGGGCGCGTCCGTCGCGGGCCTCACCGGCACCGTCACCGTGCAGTGGCCCGACATCGCCAGCGGCTCGCCGGTCGTCGGTGTCACCGGGCCCGACCTCGAACAGCTGACCCGGTTCACCACGCTGAGCCCGCGCGACCTGGTCGAGGGCCTGAGCCACCTGGTCAACTCCGTCGAGGCCATCCAGCGTGCCCAGTGGGGTGACGCGGCCAAGCCCATCGGCAACGTGAACCTGCCGTTCATGCGCGGCAGCCTGGCCGACGCGGTCAAGGTCGGTGCCGTGCTCGCCAAGTTCATCGATGACAACGTCTTCAAGGACACCGAGGACAAGGCCAAGGCGGGCCTGCCCAAGTTCACCTCCATCCAGGACCTGTTCACCAAGCTCAACGGCGCGACCCCGCTGACCGGCGGCAGCATCGCCGTGTCCGGGGTGAACTTCAACGACACCAGCAAGAAGCTCGAGTTCACCCTGACCATGAAGCAGGACCCGCCGGCGAGCCCGCAGGCGCTCGACCGCATCGCCACCGAGACCTCCGGGACCGGCGCGGACGTCACCTACACCGACACCACGCTCAAGCACGCCAACAAGACCAAACCGTGGATCGTCGACGGCTTCAAGGGCCGCATCGTCTCGGCGGGCACCTCGCAGGGCGTGGTGAAGGAGAACTCCGCCGACACGATCACCCTGGAATCCCCGTGGACCGGCGGCAAGCCCGCTCCCGGCGCCACCTACAAGGTGACCTCGCCGGACCCGATGACCGGCCAGGTCACCTTCGGCGACACCTTCGCGACCAAGGGCCTGCGGGACGCGAACGCGCTCACCGCGACCGCGACCGTCAAGCCGAGCTACGAGGCCAAGGCCACCCTGGTCCTCGACCTGCGCACGCCCATCAAGGGTGACGCCTGCAAGCCGCTCGACCCGGACGCCGCCGCCACCGGCTGCCCCTTCGCCGACAAGAACCCCGACGGCACCACGACCCTGGTCACCAGCCTGCCCCGCACGCCGGACCGCTTCCTGTTGCGCACGGGCGTCGACCTGCTGACCGCCGACGCGCCGGTCGACACCGCCGTCGACGTCAACGGCAGCGTCGGCTACCTCAAGGTGCACATGTCCGGCCAGCTGAGCCTGGCCAAGAAGGACGGCTCGACGCACCTGCTGACCGTCGCGCTGAAGAAGGTCGGCGACGCCGACGGCGACCTGCCGCTGTCGCAGCTGTTCCCCAAGCTCGTCGACGACCTGACCACGCCCGCGAAGGAGCCGGAGAACCTGCTCACCATCGCGGTCGGCGGCAAGGCCACGGCGAACGTCTCCCTCGACGTCCCTGGCATCACCGACTTCTTCGGCGGCCCGGTCAGCGTCGGGGTGACCATGCCCGACATCACAGACCCGACGAACGTCCAGTTCACCGGGCTCGACGCGCTGGACAAGGCCAAGGCGTTCGACTTCGACCCGAACAACCCGCGGGCGATGTTCGGCCAGATCATCAAGGCCCTGCAGATCCTCAACAGCTCGCTCAAGGCCGTCGACGGCGACGGCGCGGTCAAGACCGCGCTGACCACGCCGCTGCCGGTCGTGGGCAAGTCGCTGTCGGAGCTGATGGGCAGCGCCGACGTCGGCGCCGGCCCGACCGTCGAGTACGGCAACGTCGACATCAACGGCGTGAGCACCGGCTTCATCAAGGACTCCGCCCGCACCGGCCAGACCGCGTTCAGCGGTGACCACGAGGCCCGCGCCGTCCTGGTCGGCACCAACGTCGCCGTAGTGGCCAAGGCCGACCCCGCCAACAACCGGGTGCTGCTGGCCCAGCCCTGGGCGACCCCGCCCGCCAAGGGAACCGCGTACGCCTTCCGCAGCCCGCTGGAGGACGCGGTCGACAAGCTGACCGCCGCGCCGCCGGACTACCTGCAGGACCTCGTCGGCGTCCTCAACAAGGCGCTGCCCGCGGGCAGCGGGATCGCGTTCGCCTACAAGGAGGTCAACAACACCCCGTCGATCGTGTTGACCGTCGACATGAAGCGCAAGGTCGCGACCTCGCAGCCGGTCCGCTTCTCGTTCACCGACAGTCTGGGCACCGGCCGCACCCTGGTCGGGGCCGAGGGCGAGGCCACGGCCAACCTGGCGCTGACCGGGTCGACCAAGCTGGGCTTCGTGCTGCCTCTCGCGGCGGGCTCCGGCCCGGCCGACGCGACCGCGCTGTCGGTCCTGCCTGATTCCACAGTGGACTTGACTGCGCACGGCGGCGTCTCCGGTGTGGTCAAGGCGTCGGTCGGCCCACTGTCGATCGCGCTGGGCAACCCGGCCGGTCCGGAGAAGGCCGTGGCGAACGCGCACTACAACGCCCACCTCGGCTACGGTCCCGGCGGCACCGCGCCGGTCCCGCTGTCGGACTTCATCAAGAACGTCTCGCTGACCCTCAACGGCGACAACCAGCCCGTGACCTGTGCGGGCGACCCGGCGGCGGGCACCGACCTCGCGCTGTGCGCGGTCATGCCGGTCTACGTCAGCGCCGACAACGTCAGCTGGAACAAGCTGGCCAGTCCCGGCGACTCGTTCATCGTGCGCCTGCCGCGCACGGGCAACCTGGCCGACGCGTTCGCGTTCACCCCGGACCTGCCCGGCGGCGTCAAGAGATTCGAGATGCCCACCGACATCGGCCAGAAGATCCTCGACGCGCTGCTCGACTTCTCCCAGTTCGGCGACGGTCTGGAGAAGTACCTGGCGATGATCGAGCGGGCGCTGAAGCTGGCCGCGTTCGACGGCAAGCTGCCGCTGGTCGGCGACGACCTGCAGCAGGGCGCCGACGAGTTCGGCAAGCTGCGCGCCAAGATCCAGGAGGCCATGTCACACCTGCCGGGCGGCGGGCGCGTCAGCAACACCACCGAGCTGACCACCTGGGTCAACAGCCACCTCAAGCCCGCGGTGGGCGAGGCCGTGACCATCGGCTTCACCTGTGACGCGACGCTGCAACCGGCCACGTCGCCGACCGCGGCGCAGGAGGGCACCAAGGGCACGACCAAGTACGTCTACGGCGTCGTGGCGACCGCGCAAGGCAAGGACGCACCGCCCGCGCTGGTCGAGGTGACCGACGGCAACGCGACCCTGTCCGGCACCGACAAGATCCACCTGACCTGGACCAAGTCGCAGTACGCGACCGGGTACAAGATCATCCGCAAGGTCGACCCGAACGGGAACGCCTGGAAGGTCGTGGTCGACAACCTGGGCAAGGACGCCACGACGGCCGACGACATCGGCTCGCCGCTCGGCGCGGACTACGTCCCGGCCACGACCAACCCGAAGCTGTCGGACTGCCCGGACGGCGCGGCGCTGCAGGACATCACCGGCGCCACGTTCAGCTTCGACCTGTGCAGCGGCAAGGTCGACCCGAGCGACACGTGCGCGAAGGACACGCTGAGCCTCAACCGGCCGCTCGACATCGGCATCCCCGGCCTCTCGCTGCGGGAGGCCGCCGACCCGGCCAAACGCACCGGTGTGACCGCCGGGCTGTCCTATCGCGTCCACGTCAAGGTGGGTGTGGACAAGAGCAGCGGCTTCTTCATCGCCACCCAGGACAAGGCCGTCCCGGAGCTGGGTCTCAAGCTCGGCTTCACGCTGCCCGCGGCCATGAAGGCACAGCTGGCCTTCCTCGAAGTCGACCTCAAGCAGCACGCGGGCGGCGCCACCGACCTGTTCGCGGGCACGTTCTACGTCGACCTGCACAAGAAGGGCCAGGCCGCCTGCTTCCAGAACTGCTCGGTCGACGTCGACGCGCGCATCTCGCTGGCCGACCTCGCCGACATCGGGCAGGTCGCCGACGTCTCGCTCAAGGCGGCCGTCGGGATCGACTGGGACTTCAACGTCAGCGCGGGCCCGTTGCCAGGAATCTCGGGCTGGTTCCACCTCAAGTGGGCCTGGGAGCTGGGGCAGAAGCCCGGCGACGGCGATCCCGAGATCGCGTTCAACAACATCCAGCTCAACGCGGGCGAGTTCCTCGGCTCGGTGCTCAAACCGATCGTGGAGAAGGTCGCGCTGTTCACCAAGCCGATCCAGCCGATCCTCGACCAGCTCTACGCGCCGATCCCGGTGCTGTCGGACCTGTCGCGGGCGGTCGGCGGCGGTGACGTCAACCTGGTCACCATCGCCAAGGAATTCAGCACGCTGGCGGGTGGGCCGGACCTGGAGTTCGTCGACAAGATCCTCAAGACGATCCAGCTGGTCAGCCAGATCGTGAACAACGGCGGCGCCATCGACGTCGGCTCCTTCCAGGTGTCCGGCCCGCTGGCGAAGACGACGACGAACTCGCCGGACAACGCCCAGTCGCTCATTACCAGCCCCAGCCTCACCCACCCCGACCTCCGGTCCGAAATGGACTCGAAGTCGGGCAAGGAACTCGTCGGCGAGGGCAAGGCGGGCAACTCGGCGGGCTTCAGCTTCCCGATCCTCAAGGACCCGGCCAAGCTGTTCGGCCTGATCATGGGCCAGGACGTCGACCTGATCAAGTTCGACTCCGGCCCGCTGCGCCTGGCGTTCTCCTACAGCCAGTCCTTCGGCCCGGTCTACGCCCCGCCGCCGGTGCTGGTGAACATCTCCGGCAGCGCTTCGGTGGAGGCGCGGTTCCGCGCCGGCTTCGACACCTTCGGCATCCGCAAGGCGATCGAGACCAAGCAGGCCGCGGAAATCCTTGACTCCATCTACCTGGAGACGACCGACGACGCGGGCAAGCCGCTGCCGGTGGTGACCTTCCGCGGCGAGCTGGCGGCGGGCGCGGCGGTGAGCGTCGTGCTCATCGAGGTGGGCATCAAGGGCGGCGTCGCCCTGACGATCAACCTGAGCTGGGCCGACCCGAACAACGACGGCAAGTTCCGGTTCTTCGAGTTCACCAAGATCGCGCTGCAAAACCCGATGTGTCTGTTCAATATGGACGGACGGCTGAGCCTGTTCCTCAAGGTCTACATCACCCTCGGGTTCTCGATCTTCAGCGTGTCGTTCGACTTCACCCTGGCCGACATCACCCTGCTCGACTTCTCCGTCAAACCGAACTGTGAACCGCCACCACCGGTCCTGGCGAAGGAGAGCGGCGGGACGCTGATCCTCAACGTCGGCAACGACACCCCCGGCCGCGGCCACTCGGCGTGGACGGAGCGCGCCAACGAGGAGAAGTGGACGATCACCCAGCTGGTCAAGCCGGGCGGCGGATTCGACGGGTTCGCCGTGAGCGCGCTCGGGTTCCGTGAGGAGCACCGCAACGCCAACCTGACCAAGGTGTTCGGCAACGCGGCGGGCGACACCGGCAAGCGGGTGTTCGTCTTCCAGGGTGACGGCGACAAGAGCGGCGCGGCGAACGACGCCAAGGCCGAGGCCAAGCCGTTCGACAAGGAGGTCGAGATCACTGGCGGGTCGGGCGACGACTCGATCAAGACCGGCATCGGCCCGGCCAAGGTCAGCGGCGGTCCCGGCAAGGACCAGCTGACCACCGGCGACCTGCACTCCGCGTTCGGCGGCAAGGGCAAGGCGACGGTCAACGGCGACGGAGACGACGACTCGATCACCGTCGGCGGCGCGGGCGACACGGTCAACGGCGGCGGCGGCAACGACCGCATCGCGGTGGGCCTTGGTGAGAACACCGTCGACGGCGGCGATGGCGACGACAACATCGGTGTCGCCTCCGACAGCCCGCTGGCCGCGAGCAACCCGGGCAAGTCGGAGTACGTGGCCCAGAAGAACACGATCACCGGCGGCCAGGGCAGCGACCGGATCTCCGGTGGCTCGGGCGGCGACGTCATCTACACCGGCCCGCGCTTCGGCGGACCGGACGACGAGACCGGCGTGGACGACCCGGGCAACCCGGACAAGACCACGGTCGACGGGAACATCGTGGACGCGACCAACACAGTCGACACAGGTACAGGCTCCGACACCGTGTACGGCAGCCAGGGCGTGGACAACGTCACCGGGCACTCGACGCTGAGCCAGGTCGACGACCTGCGCGGCGGCGGCAACAAGGACGTCCTGACCGGCGGATACGGCAAGGACAAGGTCTACGGCGGTCCCGGCGACGACTACGTGATCGCGGAGCCGTCGGATGTCGGCGGCGTGACGTCGAACGGCGTGTTCGGCCCGGAGCGGGCGGTCAGCAACCGCACGCTGCCCGCCAACACCGCGCCGCAGCCCAAGCTGCTCGTCGGCGGCTACGGCAACGACCACGTCATCGGCGGCGACGGCGGGGCGGACATCTTCGGTGACAAGCACGCCAACCCGTGCGTGCCGCCGAGCACCGACCCGGCGTCCAAGCCCCCGGCCGAGCCGCTGGACGCCCAGGACGGGCGGGACCTGATCAGCGGCGGAACCGGCGTCGAGATCGTCGCGGCCGGTGGCGCGGCGGACAACATCGACACCAGGTCCAACAACGACCGCGCCTGTGGCCAACTCGGCGACGACGTGATCGCGGGCGGCAACGACAACGACACCATCTACGGCGGCGGCGGCAAGGACCTCGCCTACGGCGACGCGGGCGTGGACTCCGTCTACGGCAACGACGCTGACGACACCCTCTACGGGGGCAGCGAGAACGACGTCATCGAGGGCAACAACGGCGCCGACCACGCCTTCGGCAACGGCGGCTCCGATGTCGTCGTCGGCGGCACGCGCAAGGCGGGCGAGCCCGACAGCGGCGGCGACTTCCTCTACGGCGACGCCGACCGCGACCTGCTCATCGGGGACAACGGCAGCGGCGACGCGGTCGCGGGCACCGGCGGGCCGTTCGACCTCGACGGCTTGACCCTGACCGCAGGTGGTCCGGACTTCATCTTCGGCGGCGACGCCGACGACCGGGGCTTCGGCGGCCTGGCGCACGACGAGCTGTCCGGCGGGGCGAACGACGACTACCTGGAAGGCAACAACGCCGACGACGTCGTGCACGGCGACGGCGGCGAGGACCGGGTGGTCGGCGGCAGCGCCGAAGTGGCGTCCACTGTGGACAACCACAAGGTGGGCAGGCCGGACGTCGGCGACAAGCTGTTCGGTGACGCGGGTTCCGACCTGATCACGGGCGACAACGCGATTCTGTCCCTTGTGGACGGCGCGCAGGCGTCCCCGATCACCCTCGGGCGCGGCTTCGCCAAGGCGCACAAGATCGAGCTGCTCGACCTCGGCTACACGCCGACGGCGGGCACCTCGGGCGGCGACGTGATCAGCGGCGGCGGCGACCAGGACGTCATCTCCGGGCAGGGCGGCGAAGACGCCATCGCGGGCGATGACGCCGACGACTACGCCGAAGGCGGACCGGCGCGCGACACCATCTCGGGCAACGGCGGCCAGGACGACCTGGTCGGCGGCAGCTCGACCGAGGAAGCGCCCGGAGTGGGTCAGCCGGATGTCGGCGACCTGATCCACGGCAACGCGGAACAGGACTTGGTCTTGGGTGACAATGGCTCGCTGGTTCGCTTCGGGCCGCCGAGCAGGCTGACCCAGGAACGCGGGATGACCGGGCGGGCGATCGTGCTGCTCGACCTCGGACTCACCCCGCACGCCGACTCCTCCGGTGGCGACGAGGTGTTCGGTGACGACGCGGCCGACGTGCTCCTCGGCCAAGGCGGACCGGACCGCTTGCAGGGCAACGCCCACGACGACTACGTCGAGGGCAACCAGGGCGTCGACTGGATCGAGGGCGACTCGGGCAACGACGACCTCGTCGGCGGCAGCAGCACCCCGCTGTCCGGCTCGGGCGCACAGACCTCGGGTCAGCAGGACGGCGCGGACGCCATGTTCGGCGGGCCGGGCGACGACATCGGCGTCGGCGACAACGGCGTCGTGCTGCGGCCCGGCGCGGGGGAGACCCCGACCAGGGCCACCCAGCGGCTCGCGACGTCTGGCGGCAACCCCATCACCGGCCGGATCGTCCAGAAGTACGACCTGGACAACGGCGGGATTCTCAACGCCCCGCCCGCCGACCGGTTCGGCGACGACCGGATGTCCGGTGGCTCCGGGGTGGACGTGCTGTGGGGCCAGGACGGCGGCGACTTCGTCTCCGGCGGCGGCCAGGCCGACTACATCGAGGGCAACGGCGGCGCGGACGTGCTGCGCGGCGACCTCGGGCTGGGCGAGCCGTCCAGCGAGACCACCGTGGTCCCGCTCGCCGACCCGGGCTGGCCCGGTGCGGCCAGTGGCCCGGCCGAGCTGGAGGGCACCGACCCGTCAGCCGGTCAGGACGACATGATCGGCGGCAGCTCGGCGGCCGGGTTCCGCGACGGCGGCGACGCCTTCGAGGGCAACGGCGCCGACGACGTCCAACTCGGCGACAACGGCTCGCTCGTGCGGACCCTGCAGGGCCAGCCCGGCGCGATGTCGGAGAAGGTCTACGCCGAGCGGTACGCCACCGGCCAGGTCCCGGCGAGTGCGACGGTGTCGCGCACGCACGACCCCGACCTGCCGGGTCCGTCGACCCGCTTCTGCACTACGGCGCAAGCCACGTGTGAGGTCGTGGGCGCCTTCGGCAACGACGTCATGTTCGGCGATGACGGCGACGACGGGATGTGGGGTCAGGACGGCAACGACACCATGACCGGCGGCAACGACGACGACGACATGTACGGCGAACTCGGCGACGACACGATGTTCGGCAACGACGGCGAGGACGCGATGCTCGGCGATCGCGGCGGCGTGGTCAACGAGTTCCTCAACGCCGACGACGTGGCCGCCGACGGGTTCACCACGACGCTGAACTCGGTGCCGCAGGAGACCTACACCGGCTTCCGGGCCGGGGCCTACGACCGGCGTGTCGACCTGCTCCACGACGTCGACGGCGACCAGTTCCTCGGCGGTCCGAGCGCTCCCACCATGCCGCACAACGGCATCGCGGAAGGCGGCGACGACCGGATCAAGGGTGGCTTGGGTGACGACAACATCCACGCGGGCTTCGGCGACGACCTGGCCAACGGCGACAGCGGCGGCGACAAGGTCTTCGGCGGCGACGGCGCGGACGTGCTGTGGGGCGGCAAGGGCTGCGACCCCGTGGTGAACGCGGCCACCCCGGACTGCCTGACCAGCGGCGCGTTCAACCCCGACTCCCGGGGCACGAACGACCGGTTCGTCGACTACGTCTTCGGCGGCGTCGGCGGTACCTCGGCCGCGTCGACGCAGGGCGCGCTGGGCTCCGACGTCATCGACTTCAACCCGCGGGGCACCTACCCGGGCAACTGCGCGGCGGGCCCGTGGCCGCAGACGCTCGGCTCCGGCGCCATCGACCCGTGCCGCTGGTTCGAGATGACCGAGAAGACCACGGCCGATGAGTCGGACAACCAGCACCACCAGGGAACCGACTGGCACTACGGCGGCTGGGACCGCGACGTCCTGCAGGGCGACGTGGCGGCCAACGGTCCGAACCCGGGCGACCGGATGATCGACTGGAACGGCGCCTACAACCTCTACACCCACTGCAACGCGGCCTACGGCGGCTTCAACGACATCCGCCAGCACAGCCCCGGCATGCAGACCTTCCTCCAGCGCTTCGCCTGGGGATCGGGTGCGGGGCAAACGGTGTCGGACGCGTCCACGGCGGGCACGTCGGCGTTCCGGGAACTGGCGCTGGTGTACCCGAGTGACAACAAGGATCACGGGACGGGGAAGGCGTACCCGACCACACCGGGCCACTTCGACGACCCAGTGTCCTGTTCGGACTGA
- a CDS encoding helix-turn-helix transcriptional regulator — translation MRSIGTQLKDFRDEVNLTIREAEQLSGFSMAKISRIENAIRDITVEDAAILLGVYGVKGPARERVLELVRNLGQPCWWEAPADYFNQHAITLKDCEAGANWIVESAMLRVPGLLQTSDYTRTILLRDGVPADTVQMLVEFRLARQEVLHRKVKAPHFLAVIDEAVFARPTGSPALMVAQIKQICDLADLPHIDVRVVPFEAGQYVGLAGSYVILGSHVANPVVFLEHPQSSLFVHGDQEVAIFQEVTTMLRRAALSSAESVKFLRRLEDKIGRE, via the coding sequence ATGCGCAGCATCGGAACCCAACTCAAGGACTTCCGCGACGAAGTGAACCTCACGATTCGTGAAGCTGAGCAACTGTCAGGGTTCTCCATGGCGAAGATAAGCCGCATAGAGAACGCCATCAGAGACATCACGGTGGAGGACGCCGCGATCCTCCTCGGCGTCTACGGAGTCAAGGGCCCTGCAAGGGAGCGGGTGCTGGAGTTGGTGCGCAACCTCGGCCAGCCCTGCTGGTGGGAAGCCCCAGCGGACTACTTCAACCAGCACGCGATCACGCTCAAGGACTGCGAAGCCGGTGCCAACTGGATCGTTGAGTCGGCCATGCTGCGCGTCCCCGGGCTGCTTCAGACCTCTGACTACACCCGCACGATCCTGTTGCGGGACGGGGTTCCCGCCGACACTGTGCAGATGCTCGTTGAGTTTCGACTCGCTCGGCAGGAGGTTCTTCACCGCAAGGTCAAGGCGCCTCACTTCTTGGCCGTCATCGACGAGGCAGTGTTCGCGCGGCCGACGGGGAGTCCGGCGTTGATGGTTGCCCAGATCAAACAGATCTGCGACCTCGCGGATCTCCCACACATCGACGTTCGCGTGGTGCCTTTCGAGGCAGGCCAGTATGTGGGGCTGGCGGGCAGCTACGTGATCCTGGGATCCCATGTCGCCAACCCGGTCGTCTTCCTGGAACATCCCCAGTCGTCGTTGTTTGTCCACGGCGACCAAGAAGTCGCGATCTTCCAGGAAGTCACGACTATGCTGAGGAGGGCGGCGCTCAGTTCAGCCGAATCGGTGAAGTTCCTGCGGCGTCTTGAGGACAAAATCGGCCGGGAGTGA